The Clostridiaceae bacterium HFYG-1003 genome includes a window with the following:
- a CDS encoding cell wall-binding repeat-containing protein has translation MHRNKNLIRFASAALAFSLQIGLSGGVALANPFRQGSDYVRPALYHPAIGIETNRTIVSQMADMTAPVIDRSTLSVVQTATTPGGLVTIRVKVTDENTGVREVKFTFDNVNGGYRYLTTIRPDASGYYSVQIPIDSNTHDGGWSLSFLEAVDNNGNCRFYNGREVDLSRGNFTVVNPKADMTAPVVQVGTLKINQTTAKPGDTIRMGALAADEKTSVKEVQYTLINENRGSKVLSSTKADINGYYMASFVIDANTHHGKWTLQDISVVDDNGNYRAYSSYDEDLSKGNFTVDNPGADMTPPTIDISTLSVNRTTAYPGQSVRVKVKASDSQTGVRSVEFDLHNEYGGMATFKDTTPDSYGYYSMDLDITDVTHTGKWYVNGIGAVDNNDNYTGNWFYDTDLSKGSFTVQESLLPENPINAIVIDKDTTWNYKVVDQDVYVAPDAVLKTGDVNIRGNLYIYGTVETSQSLKATNLYAVSVRQGAMTSRTKGALYVAGGTTSFLKSNLSAQPVPSIPIQIMSENQVNPDGILPLIEGATVKVGTLTLNGQSVPLNYNGTFTVDNVQVGKAQSLNFRFVDSYGKETLMTYAVDNPIDKVEVLAGASRYETANIISAAAFSSAGTAILVSGANFPDALAAGPLATALNAPILLTSKTELTAVTKQELVRLGVKKVIIMGGTTAIDAAVETSLKAMSGMTVERIAGTTRYDTAIKAAERLELIKGKPTSVILASGSSFPDALAIGSYAAKNGIPILLTDGKSLGLGNDAYLKSKGITKVTMVGGTLVLSSTLQQSLVTKGLTVTRLAGATRTETATLVAKTYYPEATGAIVANGWTFADALAAVPYAAKLNVPILLVSKTAIDTSVKGYLANSPVHDIKVVGGELVISSAVQTQLMEAMAQ, from the coding sequence ATGCATCGAAACAAAAATCTGATTCGTTTCGCGTCGGCTGCTCTGGCGTTTTCATTGCAAATTGGTTTGTCTGGGGGAGTTGCTTTGGCGAATCCGTTCCGGCAAGGCTCGGACTATGTTCGTCCCGCCTTGTATCACCCGGCGATCGGGATTGAGACCAATCGGACCATCGTTTCGCAGATGGCGGATATGACGGCACCGGTCATTGACCGGTCGACGCTGTCGGTGGTTCAGACGGCAACGACGCCGGGTGGACTGGTCACGATCCGAGTCAAGGTGACGGATGAGAATACCGGAGTTCGGGAAGTTAAGTTCACCTTCGACAATGTCAACGGGGGCTATCGCTACCTGACGACGATTCGGCCGGATGCTTCGGGTTATTATTCGGTGCAGATCCCGATTGATTCCAACACCCATGACGGAGGCTGGTCGCTGTCCTTCCTGGAAGCCGTCGACAATAACGGCAACTGCCGGTTCTATAACGGCCGGGAAGTGGATCTGAGCCGCGGGAACTTCACGGTGGTCAATCCCAAAGCGGATATGACGGCGCCGGTGGTTCAGGTGGGAACTCTGAAGATTAATCAGACCACAGCCAAGCCTGGGGATACCATCCGGATGGGGGCTCTGGCAGCGGATGAAAAGACCTCGGTGAAAGAGGTTCAGTATACGCTGATTAACGAGAACCGGGGATCCAAAGTTCTGTCATCTACTAAGGCGGACATCAACGGCTACTATATGGCGAGCTTCGTGATTGATGCCAATACCCACCATGGCAAGTGGACGCTCCAGGACATCAGCGTTGTAGATGACAACGGCAACTACCGGGCGTATTCCAGCTATGACGAGGATCTGAGCAAGGGCAACTTCACGGTGGATAATCCCGGGGCGGACATGACACCTCCGACCATTGACATTTCAACATTGTCAGTGAACCGCACCACTGCCTATCCGGGCCAAAGCGTCCGGGTCAAGGTCAAGGCTTCGGACTCCCAGACAGGGGTTCGCTCCGTGGAATTTGATCTGCACAACGAATACGGCGGCATGGCCACGTTCAAGGATACGACGCCGGACTCCTATGGCTATTACTCCATGGATCTGGACATCACGGATGTCACCCACACCGGCAAATGGTATGTCAACGGCATCGGCGCTGTGGACAACAATGACAATTACACCGGAAACTGGTTCTACGACACGGATCTGTCCAAGGGATCCTTCACTGTCCAGGAATCGCTCCTGCCGGAAAACCCGATCAATGCCATCGTCATCGACAAGGATACCACCTGGAATTACAAGGTTGTGGATCAGGATGTCTATGTCGCACCGGACGCTGTGCTCAAAACCGGCGATGTCAACATCCGGGGCAATCTGTACATCTACGGGACGGTGGAAACCAGCCAGTCCCTGAAGGCGACCAACCTGTATGCCGTTTCCGTGCGACAGGGCGCCATGACCAGCCGCACCAAGGGCGCGCTGTATGTGGCCGGGGGCACCACCAGCTTCCTCAAATCAAACCTCTCGGCTCAGCCGGTACCGTCGATCCCGATTCAGATCATGAGTGAGAATCAGGTCAATCCAGACGGGATCCTGCCGCTGATTGAGGGCGCAACGGTGAAAGTCGGAACGCTGACCCTGAATGGCCAGTCCGTTCCGCTGAACTACAACGGAACCTTTACGGTAGATAATGTCCAGGTGGGCAAAGCCCAGAGCCTGAACTTCCGGTTTGTCGACAGCTATGGCAAGGAAACCCTCATGACTTATGCCGTGGACAACCCCATTGACAAGGTTGAGGTACTGGCCGGAGCCAGCCGCTATGAGACCGCGAATATTATCAGCGCAGCTGCCTTCTCTTCTGCCGGCACGGCGATCCTGGTATCAGGGGCCAACTTCCCGGATGCTCTGGCTGCCGGTCCGCTGGCCACGGCACTGAATGCACCGATCCTTCTGACCTCGAAGACGGAGCTGACCGCCGTGACCAAACAGGAACTGGTCCGCCTGGGCGTCAAGAAGGTGATCATCATGGGCGGCACAACCGCCATCGATGCCGCCGTTGAAACCAGCCTCAAGGCAATGAGCGGTATGACGGTAGAGCGGATTGCCGGAACCACCCGCTACGACACCGCAATCAAAGCGGCAGAGCGTCTGGAACTGATCAAGGGGAAACCGACCTCGGTCATCCTGGCTTCAGGCAGCTCCTTCCCGGATGCGCTGGCCATCGGCAGCTACGCAGCCAAGAACGGAATTCCGATCCTGCTGACCGATGGCAAGAGCCTGGGTCTGGGAAATGATGCTTATCTCAAGAGCAAGGGCATCACCAAAGTCACCATGGTGGGCGGCACCCTGGTGCTGAGCAGCACACTGCAGCAGTCCCTGGTTACCAAAGGACTTACCGTTACCCGTCTGGCCGGAGCGACCCGGACAGAGACCGCAACCCTGGTTGCAAAGACCTACTATCCGGAAGCCACCGGCGCCATTGTCGCCAATGGCTGGACCTTTGCCGACGCGCTGGCAGCCGTACCCTATGCCGCCAAGCTCAATGTACCGATCCTGCTGGTGAGCAAAACCGCCATCGACACCAGCGTGAAAGGCTATCTGGCCAATTCACCGGTCCATGACATCAAAGTGGTCGGAGGCGAACTGGTGATTTCTTCCGCGGTGCAGACCCAGCTGATGGAAGCCATGGCTCAGTAA
- a CDS encoding fibronectin type III domain-containing protein, giving the protein MKSRKISLFLVLMLALLFGAIPAQASVLSKHFPDRTQSLRLNPINTFAFSPDNFGSMSNPAYPGEGVRFTGSNYSGDFEYVITIGNVIRGKEAADYAKVNNPYNTVPSGAELFIFDVAFQLNYSDEQPMYVSDWDFTGYTSTKAEYSNTDAIVLDNDFGGNVYNGGVLEGKAYIFAPAGDSPYIVFNPFYDPDFNVVFKADPGLADLTVSSFSTGGKTECSVGETVSLSATATGGNTRSGSYQYGFICLDSQGNTQVIREFGKSNTAIWTPSQYGTYELYAGVIDAGDGFAQKTKTFTVKPKAPQNFTGSSSSPNSIHLSWNLDSGMSGYELARSESQTGPFTTIDLTGNSYEDQNLVTGKSYYYNIRAYVKAGTTKVYSNYSSVLAVKPVLNAPENFRATAPEPTTHQLTWNEVPSAAGYIVSYGNALTDLDRCEHTSDPTLKLTNVAQDSAFYYKVQAYSLIDGVEVPGTYSAAQSIVPRVVNVKAESASGSSSRIEWSPIIGASGYQIWGASSPDGEFKLLSTRTDTNYVHTVLTTGTEYFYKVRAYSNLESAKTYGEYSEVASAIPVLTAPTSLKTASSGYNSVTVSWSGVAGAGGYEVWRSRTSGGTYSLVGTTTAASYLNTGMSTGSLYYYKVRAYQSGANGKLYGGFSAPVSGKPLPATPVITPSSSGYNSITVKWNAIAGATGYQVYRSTSSSSGYTLAGETTTALSFKNSSLTTGKTYYYKVRAYRLVGSTRVYSSYSTVKSTKPLPSVPSNFSALRVTSSSIKTSWSKVSGASGYEVYRATSSTGTYSLKRTTSLLSYTNTGLTRDRTYYYKVRAYRMVGTTKIYGKWSVIKSARP; this is encoded by the coding sequence ATGAAATCGAGAAAAATCAGTCTGTTTCTTGTCCTGATGCTGGCACTGCTATTTGGGGCCATTCCCGCGCAGGCATCGGTCCTTTCAAAGCATTTCCCGGACAGAACTCAGTCTCTTCGACTGAATCCGATCAACACATTCGCTTTCAGTCCGGACAACTTCGGGTCGATGTCTAACCCGGCGTACCCGGGAGAAGGAGTTCGGTTTACGGGCAGCAATTACTCCGGTGACTTTGAATATGTGATTACTATCGGCAATGTCATCCGAGGGAAGGAGGCGGCAGACTATGCCAAGGTAAATAATCCGTACAACACCGTTCCCTCCGGAGCGGAGTTATTTATCTTCGACGTGGCTTTCCAGTTAAACTACAGCGATGAACAGCCGATGTATGTCTCTGATTGGGATTTTACCGGGTACACCAGTACCAAAGCGGAGTACAGCAACACAGACGCCATAGTACTTGACAATGATTTTGGCGGAAATGTCTACAATGGGGGAGTCCTGGAAGGGAAGGCGTATATCTTTGCTCCGGCGGGCGACAGTCCTTATATCGTCTTCAATCCGTTCTACGACCCGGACTTCAATGTTGTCTTCAAGGCGGATCCGGGATTGGCGGATCTCACCGTTTCATCCTTCTCGACGGGAGGAAAGACGGAATGCTCAGTGGGAGAAACAGTATCTCTGTCAGCAACGGCCACCGGAGGAAATACAAGATCAGGTTCCTATCAGTATGGTTTCATCTGTCTTGATTCTCAGGGGAATACTCAGGTGATCCGCGAATTCGGGAAAAGCAACACCGCGATCTGGACACCTTCTCAATATGGGACCTATGAGCTCTATGCCGGAGTCATTGACGCCGGGGATGGCTTTGCGCAGAAAACCAAGACCTTCACGGTGAAGCCCAAAGCGCCCCAGAACTTCACGGGATCCTCGAGCTCTCCGAACAGCATTCATCTCAGCTGGAATTTGGATTCTGGCATGAGCGGGTATGAACTGGCCCGGAGTGAATCCCAGACTGGTCCTTTTACAACGATTGATCTGACCGGAAATTCCTATGAGGATCAGAATCTGGTGACCGGCAAGTCCTATTATTATAACATCCGGGCCTATGTCAAGGCGGGCACCACGAAAGTCTACAGCAATTATTCCAGTGTGCTGGCAGTCAAGCCGGTACTCAATGCGCCGGAAAACTTCAGGGCGACTGCTCCGGAACCCACCACCCATCAGCTGACCTGGAATGAAGTTCCCAGCGCGGCGGGGTATATCGTTTCCTACGGCAATGCATTGACCGATCTGGATCGCTGTGAACATACATCCGACCCAACGCTCAAGCTGACCAATGTTGCCCAGGACAGCGCATTCTACTATAAAGTCCAGGCATACAGCCTGATTGATGGAGTGGAGGTGCCGGGAACATACTCAGCAGCCCAATCCATTGTGCCAAGAGTAGTTAACGTAAAGGCTGAATCGGCTTCCGGCAGCAGTAGCCGCATCGAATGGTCGCCGATCATCGGAGCATCAGGGTATCAGATCTGGGGAGCCTCTTCACCGGATGGAGAGTTCAAGCTGTTGAGCACTCGGACAGATACGAACTATGTTCATACCGTACTGACGACAGGAACTGAGTATTTCTACAAAGTCAGGGCTTACAGCAATCTGGAGTCTGCGAAGACTTACGGGGAATATTCGGAGGTTGCCAGCGCCATCCCCGTTCTGACTGCACCCACTTCTCTGAAAACTGCATCCTCCGGCTACAACAGCGTGACAGTGAGCTGGTCCGGTGTGGCAGGTGCTGGCGGTTACGAAGTCTGGCGTTCACGCACCAGTGGCGGAACGTATTCTTTGGTCGGAACAACGACTGCCGCCTCATACCTCAACACGGGGATGTCTACGGGATCTCTTTATTACTACAAGGTCAGAGCATACCAGAGCGGAGCGAATGGGAAACTATACGGCGGATTCTCAGCCCCGGTTTCGGGCAAACCGCTGCCGGCGACTCCGGTGATTACGCCTTCGTCCTCGGGGTACAACAGTATTACGGTGAAATGGAACGCCATTGCCGGAGCCACCGGCTACCAGGTGTATCGATCCACTTCCAGCAGCTCCGGTTATACACTGGCTGGCGAAACAACAACGGCACTGTCGTTCAAAAACAGCAGTCTGACGACCGGCAAAACCTATTATTATAAAGTCCGGGCCTATCGTCTGGTGGGATCCACCCGAGTCTACAGCAGCTACTCAACGGTCAAAAGCACGAAACCGCTGCCATCCGTTCCTTCGAACTTCAGCGCGCTGCGAGTCACATCCAGCAGCATCAAGACTTCCTGGTCAAAAGTCAGCGGAGCCAGCGGCTATGAAGTATATCGGGCGACTTCGAGCACCGGTACCTACAGCCTGAAGCGGACCACTTCATTGCTGTCCTATACCAACACCGGCCTGACCAGGGACCGCACCTACTATTACAAAGTCAGAGCCTACCGCATGGTCGGCACAACCAAAATATATGGCAAATGGTCAGTTATTAAGTCAGCCAGACCTTAA